In Maridesulfovibrio sp., the genomic stretch TTCCGGCCCGAGGGCCTCGGCAGCAACAGCCGCGGTCAAAGCAGAGTCGATTCCACCGGAGAGTCCAAGCACAACCCTGCTGAATCCGGTCTTGCCCAGATAATCCCGCAATCCCAGAACCATAGCCTCCCAGGCTTCGGCCTCCTCACAAAAATCATCTTCTTCAATAAGGCCCGTGGAACAATCGGATTCCACAACAACCACATCATCCTTGAACCCATGGCCACGTGCGACCAGACTGCCACGGTTATCAAAAACACAGCTTCGTCCATCAAAAACCAGATCGTCATTCCCTCCGACCTGATTGGCATAAAAAATCGGGACCCTGTACTTGGAAGCAATATCTCCAAGCAGTTTTTCACGCTCCTGCTGCTTGCCTATATTGAACGGAGAAGCGGAAAGGTTGACCAGCACATCGGGGTTCATTTTCATAATTTCAGGAATGGGATTGCTGCCGTAACGGTGGCCGCTACAGTTTTCCTGATCATTCCAGACGTCTTCGCAAATGGTCACCCCGATTTTCAGACCGTCATATTCAAAGAAATTTACGTTTTCCGCAGGCTCAAAATACCGCTGTTCATCAAAGACATCGTAGGTGGGAAGCAACCATTTATAAAACACATTGGGAACCGCTCCACGCTCAATCAGCCATGCGGCGTTTCTCAGAGGATTACCGACCCCTTCATGGTTGAGATCCACACCACCGGCAAGCAGGGCCACTCCTTCGGGCATACGCCGGGAAATTTCGGAAACTGCTTCACGGCAGCGGGTAACAAAGTCAGCATTAAGCAGCAGGTCCCGCGGCGGATATCCGGTCAAAGCCAGTTCTGAAGTGATACAAAGTCTTGCTCCACGCTTAGCGGCCTTATGTACTCCATCAAGAATGAGTTCTATATTACCTTCGAGATCACCAACTGTCAGGTTAAGCTGCAACAGGGCTATTTTCATTGATTCATGTCCGTCCTTAGATATTTGGAATGCCAATTAATTAACGGTTGAAGCAGAACTTGTCCATCGTCTGCATCCAAATAATTTCTATCAGAATAAACTGTTTACCTTGCACAGAATATTCAGGAATGCTAAACAATTCTGTATATCTATAGCAGGATTGAAACATACCCACCAACCTGTTGCCAACGGATTAAAATTGTTAAAAATAGATAAAATACAAACCAGAATAGGGATTCTAATAGTTGTAATATCGCTAATGTCTTTCGTTGTTTCGGGAGCTTATGAATATAACTCTATGAGAAGGAGCATGCTCAACGAACTCAACCAGAAAGCTGACGGGCTGGTTGAAAGGCTTTCCGAGTCACTTATCACTCCACTCTGGAATGTTGATCAGGCTGCCATCAACCGCATCCTGCTCTCTGAAATGAACGATAAAAGGATCAAAGCGATTCTGGTAACTGAAGATAACGGAAATAATGTCTTTGCGGGAAAAATCCGTAATGAATCTTGGAATATAGTTGACTTTAAAACATGGCCCATTGGCAAGTTCGTTAAACGTAAGGCTGAAATTTTCATAATGAACCAGCCTATCGGGGCTGTTGAAATTTTCCTTTCGCCTAAATTCATCAACGACGAATTGTATTCTTCCATACTTAGTTCCCTGCTGCGGACCGTGTTACTTGTACTTCTGATTAACCTTGTCCTGTTCATAACCATGCGCAGGATTCTGATCTCCCCCATTGCGAAGTTAAGCCAGACTGCGCGCCAGATTTCACTGGACAAGAACTATAGCGCCCGGGTGCATATTGAATGCAAAGGTGAAATGGAAAGCCTTGTGGCGAACTTCAATAACATGTTGCAACAGATTGAAGAGCAAGATCTGAAGCTGAAACAGTACAGCGGGCAGTTACAGGAAAAAATCCATCAAAGTAACAAAAACCTTGAGAACAGTTACCGGGAATTAAAAATTATCAACAGAGAGCTGGAAGTTGCAAAAAACGCAGCTGAGGCTGCATCGAGATCAAAAAGTGAATTCATGGCCAACGTCAGTCATGAAATACGTACCCCTATGAACGCCATCATCGGTATGGCCGACCTGACCATGGAGACGCAGCTTTCACCAAAACAGAGGGAATTCCTCAATATCATCATCAGCTCTGGCAAAGTGTTACTGCGGCTTATCAATGATATTCTTGATTTCTCAAAAATTGAAGCAGGAAAACTGAACCTGGAAGAAGTCACCTTCAACCTGCACCAGCTCATCCACGATATCAGCGATCTGTTCGTGGAGCAGATGGTTGCATCCCAGACAGAGCTGGTTATCGATATCAGGCCGGGAGTACCGCAACTGATTATAGGTGACCCTTTGCGTCTTCGTCAGGTACTGATCAACATCACCGCTAACGCCTTCAAATTCACAACCAAAGGTGAAATTATCATTACCGTTTCGGCAGACAAGTTGAATTCCAATAAAGCAGAAATAATTTTCGCTATTAAAGATACCGGAATCGGTATTCCTAAAGACGTACAACCCTACCTCTTTGAGGCTTTCAAGCAGGCTGATGGCTCTACCACCCGCAAATACGGTGGAACCGGTCTGGGCCTATCCATATCAAAACGCATTGTCGACCTTATGCAGGGGAACATATGGTTTCGCAGCAAACAGGGAGAAGGCAGTACGTTTTTCTTTACTATCACACCAAATATAGCTTCTGAACCTGCAAATACTGAATTTGTACTGCCTGATGATTTACAGGGCGCAACTGTTCTGGTTGTGGATGACAACTTTGCTGTGCGCAGTGTGCTGGTCCGCTATCTCAAGCTGTTCGGCCTAAAACCCGTAAGTGCTCCTGATGCCGAAAAAGCAATGGAACTCATCCGTGAAAATGAAAAGAATCAATTCAAAATGGTCATTATCGACCTCAGGCTGCCGGGCATGGATGGAGATGAAGCCAGCATTGAAATACGCAAATCATACAGTAAGGAAGAGCTGCCGATTTTGATGATCACATCAACCGAGTTGAATACGGCCATTGTTAAAGCCCAGAATGCCCAGATCAATAAAATGATCAGCAAGCCTCTTAAACATACAACCCTGTTTAATGCGATACTGGACACCTTAGGCTATGATATCCCCAAAGAACTCGCGCAGGAACCTTCGAAACCAGTTAAAAATGAACTTAATGATTACCGTCTGCTTCTGGTTGAAGACAACCCCATCAACCAGAAGGTGGCCGAACAAATTCTGCTGCCCACCGGAATTTCAATTGATTCTGCCTCAAATGGGAAAGAAGCAACAAGAATGGTACAGGAAACCGAGTACGACATTGTTTTGATGGATATTCAGATGCCGGAAATGGACGGCTATGAAGCCACTGCCAAAATCAGGACTGTACTGGGCATGAAAGAATTACCCATCATCGCCATGACCGCCCATGCCATGCGCGGGGACAAGGAAAAATGTCTTGATGCGGGGATGGACGATTACATCCCCAAACCAATCGATAAAGAACATATGATCAACACAATCCGGGCCCATCTCAAAGAACGGCCCGCTTACGATCCAGACCTCCATGCCCGTAAAACTGAACCGGAACCTGCTCCCGAAAACAAAACCGATGACAAGTCTGACGGAAGTGAAATAAATATTGAAGAGGTGCTGGAAAGAATTGGCGGAGACATGGATATTCTGATCAGCATTTTGCGTAACTTCAGGGATTACAACCTCGGATTCAGTGAAGAAATGCAGGAACTGCTGGATAAAGACCAGCTAAAGGAAGCGGGAGACAAAGCCCATACATTAAAAGGTTCCGCGGCCAACATATCCGCGCATGAACTGGCTCTGGCTACTCTTGAGCTTGAAAAAGCCTGTAAATCAGACCTTAAAGAAGAGGCTGTTAAGGCTTTGACGCAAACATCCGCAAAACTGGATCTGTTATTTGAGAAAATATCCACGCTGGAAAAGGATGAGGACTGATTATGGGAACGACTGCGAACAATGCATTCATTAAGTTGAAATTTAATCATATTTGAGGCAGAAATCATCAATCAATCTTGACCGTAAAAAAGGATTTCAAATATGGCATTAATGTTCGGAAGCCCAAGCCGCAAGACCAGTCGAACCGTTGAGGACGCAAAAAAAGACCAGCGTCTTGAAATGGCGCGCAACCTCTATCTTGGCGGCAAGGTGAAAATAGTAACCACTGAGGAAGTTCCCAACCGGGAAGTCCTCGGAACATTCGGCCTCATAGTCTGCCGAAGCTATAACTTTGACAACGCTTTTTACGGCCTCATCGCTCAGGCGATTGATGCCAACGCCGATGCTATCGTCGGTTACCGTGAATCTGTATCCTTCCACCCCGAGGGAGACAAATTTTATTCCTGTTATGGAACAGCCGTACGCTTAAAAAAAGTAAAGCAGCCTAAATAATCAAAAAGCGGTGAATGGTTACAAACATTCACCGCTTTTTGAATTTCCAGATTATCTATCCATAAACAGGCTTAATATTCCATATGTCTTCCGCATATTCACGCATGGTTCTATCTGTGGAAAACTTGCCCATACGCGCGGTATTCAAAATGGCCTTTCCTGCCCAAAGATTACTATCTTCATAGTCCTTATCAATTCGTTTCTGGGTCGCTGCATAAGATTTGAAATCAGCCAGATGCAGATATTTTTCATTATCTGAGAGCAGCTTATCCACCACCCACTTAAACAAGCCCGGTTCATCAGGTGAGAACCTGTTTTCCAATAAGGCAGTAAAGACCTGCTGTATTTCCGGAACCTGATTATATATTTCACCCGGACGATAATTTCCGCTGATCAGTGCTTGTTCGACTTCTTCCTGTTTAAGGCCGAAGAGATAGAAATTATCTTTCCCCACCTCTTCCATCATCTCGATATTTGCACCATCATAAGTTCCGATTGTCAGGGCTCCATTCATGGCAAATTTCATATTCCCCGTTCCTGAGGCCTCTGTCCCGGCGGTGGAAATCTGCTCGCTAACATCGCAGGCCGGAATAATCTTCTCGGCAAGTGACACCCGGTAATCAGGAAGAAAAGCCACTTTGAGCAATCCTTTTGTGCGGGCATCGTTATTAACCACATGCGCCACAGAATGAATCAATTTGATAATCTGCTTGGCCTCCCAGTAACCGGGAGCAGCCTTTCCTGCAAAAATAAACGTTCGCGCGCATGCAGACGCAATTCCGTTATCAACCAGCTCAAGATACATGTGCATGATATGCAGCACATTCAGCAACTGCCGCTTGTACTCATGAATTCGCTTGGCCTGAATATCAAAGATTGAATCAACAGAAATATCGATATCAAGTGTGGCCTTGATATAGTTGGCGAGGCGGACTTTGTTGGTACGTTTGGCGGCCATGAAACGATCCCGGAACTCTTTATCGGTTGCTAATCCTTCAAGCCTGCGCAATTCATCAAGATCAGTTATCCACCCCTTGCCCAGCGAATCAGTCAGCAGCGCAGCAAGTGCCGGGTTGGCATTGAGCAGCCAGCGGCGGGGGGTAACCCCATTGGTCTTGTTATTGAATTTTTCCGGCTCCAGCTCACTGAAATCTGGAAATAGCCTCGTCTTGACCAACTCTGAATGCAGCTCGGAAACTCCGTTTACGGAATGGGAACCGATTACCGCAATATTTGCCATACGCACTTTTCTGGTTCCGCCTTCACTGATAAGGGACATACGCCGCAATTTTCCGGTATCACCGGGGTATTTGCGCTCTACCATTTTCAAGAAACGGCTGTTAATTTCATAAATGATCTGCAAATGACGGGGCAGAACCTTTTCAATCAAAGAGACAGACCATAATTCAAGGGCTTCCGGGAGCAGGGTGTGGTTGGTATAGGCGCATGTGGAACGGGTGATCTCCCACGCTTTTTCCCAGTCAATCCTTCGTTCATCTACAAGATAACGCATCAGCTCAACCACGGTCAGAGCAGGATGGGTATCATTTAGCTGTATGGCAACATAGTCAGCAAACTCTTCAAAATTTCTATTTTGGGCCATGAACCTCCGGGTGATGTCCCGCAAACCGCATGCAACCAGAAAATATTCCTGCACCAGCCGCAGTTCCTTGCCAAAGGAGACAGACTCGGTAGGATACAACACCTTTGAAACCATCTCCGATTCAATCTTTCGTTGCACAGCCCGGATGTAGTCGCCGTGGTTAAAAATATCCATATCGAAATTTTCGGAAGCACAGGCAGCAAACAGACGCAGGTAATTTACCGTCTTACCACCATACCCGACAATCGGAATATCATGCGGAACACCAATAATATCATCCCAATCCACCCACATCGGAAGAAACTCGCCGCTTGGAGAAATCGCACTCTCTACCCTGCCATACAAGGGAACGATCACCGACTGGTCAGGGCGGGCTATCTGAATGGGCATACCGTCTTTCATCCAATAATCCGCAAGCTCACACTGGTAGCCATTATGAATAGACTGCCGGAACAGACCATATTCGTAGTGAATACCATAACCGCATCCGGGCAGATCAAGGGTCGCAAGAGAATCAAGAAAACAGGCCGCCAATCGACCCAGCCCGCCGTTTCCGAGAGCAGGATCACGCTCACTGGCCTGGACTTCATCAAGATCAAAACCCAAATCCTTAAAAATATCCTCACATAAATCGAGTAATTCCATATTACACAGAAAATTACCGAGGCAACGGCCCAGCAGGTATTCAATGGAAAAATAGTACATCCGCTTGGATTTCGCCCTGCGATAGCGGTCACGGGTCTCAATCATCCGCTCGACAAGCCTGTCACGCAAAGCCAGAGTCAGAGCATTCCCAGCATCCCATTCACTGGCATCCTTCACTTCCTTGCTGAGCGAATAGATAACGTGATCCCTGATATCCGAGATTAAACTTTTGCGGTCGTTTTTCTTTCTGACTTTGAAAGCACCATTCTTCATGATTCCTCCTGCCGCTGCGGCATCATAAAATTATACCGATGATAGCAGCTAGAAAGAGCTAAATCCACTTTAAACATTCAGTTGCAAAAAGCGTAAAGCAACACACTTCAATCAGCCGGAGAAGAATTGCAGTCCGCATAACCTGTACAGCAAATCTATCCGGCAGATCAAAATAAGGAAGGAGTAAAAAAGAAGTTAAGATATACTGAAAGGAGAAAGACTCTATTCCGGACCGTAAATATACCAGTTCAAAAGATCCGCAGGATACCTTTTCCCAGTTAGACCGGATAACAATAACCAGTTGAGAAACAACAGCATCAGGCTTCTATTCGCCCGGCGGAAAGCTTTAAGATAGTATCCGAAACCTCTTCCAGCCAATAATGATCATGGCTCACGATAACCAGAGTGGTGCCATGTTCTTCACGAGCTGAAACCGCCGCATTATGAATAAGCTGGGTTGATTCAATATCAAGACTGGCCGTGGGTTCATCGAGCAGCAGGACACGCGGCTGCAGAGCCAGACGAGCGGCAAGTGCAACCCGCTGGGCTTCCCCCCCGGAAAGCTCAAACCAATTGCGGTGCATAAATTTATCGGGCTCCAGCCCTACGCGTGTAAGAGAATCGCAAACTTTACCGCTGATATTCTTCTCTCCTCGGAGTTCAAGTCCGTAAGCTACGTTTGCTCCAACAGAGCGCTTCAACAGGTATGGTTCCTGTGTAAGCATGGTAACTTCACGTCTAAGCCTTAATTCCGGCTCAGAAATCTTTTTACCGTCGTAGAAAAGGTTACCGGAGTCGGGACTTTCCAGAAACGCAAGCATGCGCATGAGGGTACTCTTACCGCTGCCGTTATGCCCGGCAAGGCCGACAATCGAGCCTTCGGAAACTCTGAAATCACCAAGAGAAAGGACCAGCCGTCCGTTGTACCGCTGGACGACATTCTCCAGCCTGTATAAATCATTCATCACTGTCCCGCCCTTTTCCTGATCCCGGACATGGAATAGTTGACAGCAAAGGCAATCATCATCAGCACCAGCCCTAAAGCAATGCCCATGGCGAATTCTCCCTTACCGGTTTCAAGAGCGATGGCTGTAGTAATGGTTCGGGTATGCCATTTAATATTCCCGCCGACCATCATGGAAATACCGATCTCAGAAACAATACGCCCGTATGCTGCGGCAGCTGCCAGTATCAGACTGTAACGCGCTTCCCAAAGAGTGGTCCGTAAAATCTGGCTATGGGAAGCCCCGAGGGTGAGCAGTGTCTGTTTCAGCCGCAGGTCAAGATTTTCAACTGCGGTAGCCATCATGGCGATAACAATCGGCAGACCGAGCAAAGTCTGTCCCACGGCGATACCTGGAATACTGAACAGCAGTTCCATATCCCCCATAGGACCACGGCGGGAAAGCATGGCATAAACAAGCAGGCCGATCACAACTGTCGGAAAAGAAAGCAGGGTATCGGCAACCAAGCGTAAGGCCCTTTTGCCGGGAAATTCGTGATAGCCGAGTAGAAACCCCAATGGCGCACCGATAAGAAGAGTTGCGCTAATGGAAATTGTCGTCACACAGATGGTGGTATAAATAGCGGAATATGTTTCCGGGTCAGCCGAAAACAGCAATACAAATGCCTGCCATAAACCGTTTAAAATAAAATCCATAAGTTAATTAAGCCTCCCCTGTCTCAGTGAAACAATAAATACCAAACGCAAATACCAGTCACAAGAGTGAAGCTTTATTAGGGGGAGACAAGTGGGGCCTCTATGAAGCCCCACTTATCATT encodes the following:
- a CDS encoding NAD+ synthase — encoded protein: MKIALLQLNLTVGDLEGNIELILDGVHKAAKRGARLCITSELALTGYPPRDLLLNADFVTRCREAVSEISRRMPEGVALLAGGVDLNHEGVGNPLRNAAWLIERGAVPNVFYKWLLPTYDVFDEQRYFEPAENVNFFEYDGLKIGVTICEDVWNDQENCSGHRYGSNPIPEIMKMNPDVLVNLSASPFNIGKQQEREKLLGDIASKYRVPIFYANQVGGNDDLVFDGRSCVFDNRGSLVARGHGFKDDVVVVESDCSTGLIEEDDFCEEAEAWEAMVLGLRDYLGKTGFSRVVLGLSGGIDSALTAAVAAEALGPENVTGVLMPSPYSSKGSVDDSLDLVKNIGINCTTIPIDRLMGQFEEALAPTFEGLPANVTEENIQSRIRGNLVMAISNKMGALLVTTGNKSELAVGYCTIYGDMAGGLAVISDLYKSLVFRVCRWLNTQGRGEIIPVAIIEKPPSAELRPGQKDEDSLPPYDVLDRIIELRVEGHKAESEIIAETGFDPETVQHVLRLIRISEFKRKQAAPGLKITSRAFGTGWRMPIACRFTG
- a CDS encoding ABC transporter ATP-binding protein, translating into MNDLYRLENVVQRYNGRLVLSLGDFRVSEGSIVGLAGHNGSGKSTLMRMLAFLESPDSGNLFYDGKKISEPELRLRREVTMLTQEPYLLKRSVGANVAYGLELRGEKNISGKVCDSLTRVGLEPDKFMHRNWFELSGGEAQRVALAARLALQPRVLLLDEPTASLDIESTQLIHNAAVSAREEHGTTLVIVSHDHYWLEEVSDTILKLSAGRIEA
- a CDS encoding ABC transporter permease, translated to MDFILNGLWQAFVLLFSADPETYSAIYTTICVTTISISATLLIGAPLGFLLGYHEFPGKRALRLVADTLLSFPTVVIGLLVYAMLSRRGPMGDMELLFSIPGIAVGQTLLGLPIVIAMMATAVENLDLRLKQTLLTLGASHSQILRTTLWEARYSLILAAAAAYGRIVSEIGISMMVGGNIKWHTRTITTAIALETGKGEFAMGIALGLVLMMIAFAVNYSMSGIRKRAGQ
- a CDS encoding glycogen/starch/alpha-glucan phosphorylase → MKNGAFKVRKKNDRKSLISDIRDHVIYSLSKEVKDASEWDAGNALTLALRDRLVERMIETRDRYRRAKSKRMYYFSIEYLLGRCLGNFLCNMELLDLCEDIFKDLGFDLDEVQASERDPALGNGGLGRLAACFLDSLATLDLPGCGYGIHYEYGLFRQSIHNGYQCELADYWMKDGMPIQIARPDQSVIVPLYGRVESAISPSGEFLPMWVDWDDIIGVPHDIPIVGYGGKTVNYLRLFAACASENFDMDIFNHGDYIRAVQRKIESEMVSKVLYPTESVSFGKELRLVQEYFLVACGLRDITRRFMAQNRNFEEFADYVAIQLNDTHPALTVVELMRYLVDERRIDWEKAWEITRSTCAYTNHTLLPEALELWSVSLIEKVLPRHLQIIYEINSRFLKMVERKYPGDTGKLRRMSLISEGGTRKVRMANIAVIGSHSVNGVSELHSELVKTRLFPDFSELEPEKFNNKTNGVTPRRWLLNANPALAALLTDSLGKGWITDLDELRRLEGLATDKEFRDRFMAAKRTNKVRLANYIKATLDIDISVDSIFDIQAKRIHEYKRQLLNVLHIMHMYLELVDNGIASACARTFIFAGKAAPGYWEAKQIIKLIHSVAHVVNNDARTKGLLKVAFLPDYRVSLAEKIIPACDVSEQISTAGTEASGTGNMKFAMNGALTIGTYDGANIEMMEEVGKDNFYLFGLKQEEVEQALISGNYRPGEIYNQVPEIQQVFTALLENRFSPDEPGLFKWVVDKLLSDNEKYLHLADFKSYAATQKRIDKDYEDSNLWAGKAILNTARMGKFSTDRTMREYAEDIWNIKPVYG
- a CDS encoding response regulator gives rise to the protein MLNELNQKADGLVERLSESLITPLWNVDQAAINRILLSEMNDKRIKAILVTEDNGNNVFAGKIRNESWNIVDFKTWPIGKFVKRKAEIFIMNQPIGAVEIFLSPKFINDELYSSILSSLLRTVLLVLLINLVLFITMRRILISPIAKLSQTARQISLDKNYSARVHIECKGEMESLVANFNNMLQQIEEQDLKLKQYSGQLQEKIHQSNKNLENSYRELKIINRELEVAKNAAEAASRSKSEFMANVSHEIRTPMNAIIGMADLTMETQLSPKQREFLNIIISSGKVLLRLINDILDFSKIEAGKLNLEEVTFNLHQLIHDISDLFVEQMVASQTELVIDIRPGVPQLIIGDPLRLRQVLINITANAFKFTTKGEIIITVSADKLNSNKAEIIFAIKDTGIGIPKDVQPYLFEAFKQADGSTTRKYGGTGLGLSISKRIVDLMQGNIWFRSKQGEGSTFFFTITPNIASEPANTEFVLPDDLQGATVLVVDDNFAVRSVLVRYLKLFGLKPVSAPDAEKAMELIRENEKNQFKMVIIDLRLPGMDGDEASIEIRKSYSKEELPILMITSTELNTAIVKAQNAQINKMISKPLKHTTLFNAILDTLGYDIPKELAQEPSKPVKNELNDYRLLLVEDNPINQKVAEQILLPTGISIDSASNGKEATRMVQETEYDIVLMDIQMPEMDGYEATAKIRTVLGMKELPIIAMTAHAMRGDKEKCLDAGMDDYIPKPIDKEHMINTIRAHLKERPAYDPDLHARKTEPEPAPENKTDDKSDGSEINIEEVLERIGGDMDILISILRNFRDYNLGFSEEMQELLDKDQLKEAGDKAHTLKGSAANISAHELALATLELEKACKSDLKEEAVKALTQTSAKLDLLFEKISTLEKDED